From Besnoitia besnoiti strain Bb-Ger1 chromosome X, whole genome shotgun sequence, one genomic window encodes:
- a CDS encoding hypothetical protein (encoded by transcript BESB_017860): MQSCEWSSKKTRVWKCVVWVPEEQLNLVATHAELRSASSRGSPSMSKLDGLRRSRVRGPLCLCVLVRSLNSKRTYAHHDKQACGLRGCPSQSACAAPQKQHQPVPDRRLACVFAARLPPSSSSLSSSAPEFSARSARPSRVSLPGCGGDFSLRGGLQLSTLSLSLPLLHLVLPRVSVSVPPSSILLQLRRRFVFPSLLAPCTHGADTAAPPHRGVSLLRGSSLVCRFLGRVFDSIPRPRLKPPLRRRKIDFLFPGEGQKSAVPRGIAAPDEGGQRRNLFAGDAEAKGGDSEGRSDEDVLRGRSAERRADKAPGQTGSWQDSERDRHPRRAGVEDSEPSGVAEDAQEDAGAASRPRCKRPCPSGAPAGDRQGEPHASFDSGDGGRAPCLGLSSSFFFAILQRHAYALGNWIAPAVGVDVHPASKRVNLVAEAIPSRFAVSPFFALPPAPFLPPVLSLVLLPSGLLLLSAGLDLAKSICHVPSLLLSPWQTSAARLLPARRPPPPPLASAVPSSRSRLSRSVALPACLLPRCEGSGLFGSRRLWFSSFFSLTDQRLARLSRFLQVQLKASVDLRTWLDTRKLAWKCVVFLGDIPPSYCFERDQTPMCSTLGDGASWIFSLSRRLLNRLSRTTPQQGNERGADADAAGSSPRGAAGLLSMRAQSDDACDRKPPNSFAKWLCDTQLAVSRPSLHTPLGDSVYTPDELDSDGDYPFRASQTFAIFSEAAGDSDAGAAPELSEASGGASTDRRESGGEMNQQARFHQQAREARNGSVARREGGGDRTRQDELAMEDVARAEGGGCRVRQPKRRTGKVFSLSVDGSVSFAPGNAALAFDVQRWCVARGTESAENPHRANPAKSPQVARHQSRETESAAPGKGETRTRVEAAVTESPPWGVILDVGTLRVCAKRAIFRIEFL; this comes from the exons ATGCAGTCCTGTGAATGGAGCAGCAAAAAGACTCGTGTCTGGAAGTGCGTCGTCTGGGTGCCTGAAGAACAGCTAAACCTGGTGGCGACTCACGCTGAG CTGCGCTCCGCTTCAAGCCGCGGGAGCCCGTCAATGTCTAAGCTCGACGGTCTGCGCAGATCTCGCGTTCGCGGgcctctgtgtctctgtgtgctCGTGCGGTCTCTGAACAGCAAGCGAACTTATGCACATCACGACAAACAAGCCTGCGGTCTAA GAGGCTGTCCTTCGCAGTCTGCCTGTGCAGCCCCGCAAAAGCAGCATCAGCCTGTTCCAGATCGGCGCCTAGCCTGTGTGTTTGCCGcccgccttcctccttcctcttcgtctttatcttcctctgcgcctgagttttccgcgcgctctgcgcgccccTCTCGAGTTTCGCTgcccggctgcggcggcgacttctctttgcgcggcggccttcaaCTGTCTACTCTCTCGCTGAGTCTTCCACTGCTGCACCTCGTGCTGCCTCGagtgtctgtctctgtgccCCCCTCCTCTATTCTGCTTCAACTGCGCAGACGCTTCGTctttccctctcttctcgcgccctGTACGCACGGCGCAGATactgccgcccccccgcaCCGTGGCGTGTCTCTTTTGCGCGGCTCCAGTCTCGTGTGCAGATTTCTGGGGCGAGTCTTCGACTCGATCCCTCGGCCGCGACTCAAACCGCCACTCCGCCGCCGAAAGATCGATTTTCTTTTTCCCGGAGAAGGACAGAAAAGCGCCGTTCCTCGTGGAATCGCGGCACCCGACGAgggagggcagcgacgcaACCTGTTCgctggagacgcagaagcgaaagGAGGAGACTCAGAGGGAAGAAGTGACGAGGATGTACTGCGGGGGaggagcgcggagaggcgagctGACAAGGCCCCGGGGCAGACAGGGTCATGGCaagacagcgagagagacagacatccgcggcgggcgggcgtCGAGGACTCTGAGCCTTCGGGAGTAGCAGAGGACGCACAGGAAGATGCaggagctgcttcgcgcccCCGCTGCAAGCGTCCCTGTCCATCAGGAGCTCCAGCGGGGGATCGGCAGGGTGAGCCACACGCCTCTTTCGATTCGGGGgacggagggcgagcgccttGCCTGGGGCTGAGTTCctcgttttttttcgcgaTTCTCCAGAGACATGCGTATGCCCTAGGAAATTGGATTGCCCCCGCAGTCGGCGTGGATGTGCACCCAGCTAGCAAAAGGGTAAACCTTGTCGCCGAGGCCATACCTTCGCGTTTTGCTGtgtcgcccttcttcgccttgcctccggcgcctttTCTGCCTCCCGTTCTTTCACTGGTCCTCCTCCCCAGTgggcttctgcttctctctgctgggCTTGACCTCGCGAAGTCCATCTGCCACGTTCCTTCTCTTTTGCTTTCCCCATGGCAAAcgagcgctgcgcgtctcttacctgcgcgccgcccgcctcctcctccgctcgcctccgcagtgCCCTCCTCACGCAGTCGTCTTTCTCGCAGCGTCGCGCTTCCTGCTTGCCTCCTTCCACGGTGCGAAGGAAGCGGACTcttcggctcgcggcgcctgtggTTCAGCTCGTTTTTCAGTTTGACAGACCaacgtctcgcgcggctttctcgctttctgcaAGTCCAGCTGAAGGCCAGTGTGGACCTTCGGACTTGGCTGGATACTCGCAAGCTCGCGTGGAAGTGCGTCGTTTTCCTCGGAGACATCCCGCCCTCGTACTGCTTTGAGCGCGACCAGACCCCGATGTGCTCGActctcggcgacggcgcgtcgTGGATCTTTTCTTtgtcgcgtcgcctcttgAACAGACTAAGTCGCACCACGCCACAGCAAGGCAACGAGAGAGGGGCGGATGCAGATGCTGCGGGatcctctcctcgcggcgccgcggggcttcTGTCGATGCGAGCTCAATCTGATGACGCGTGCGATAGAAAGCCGCCAAACAGCTTCGCAAAGTGGCTTTGCGACACACAGTTGGCTGTATCGCGGCCCTCTCTCCACACGCCGCTGGGAGACAGTGTATACACCCCTGACGAACTCGACAGCGACGGAGATTACCCCTTCCGCGCATCGCAGACATTCGCAATTTTCTCAGAGGCGGCTGGTGACAGCGATGCAGGTGCAGCACCCGAACTGTcagaggcgagcggaggTGCTTCCAcagacaggagagagagcggcggggAAATGAATCAGCAGGCGCGCTTCCACCaacaggcgagagaggcgagaaatGGCAGtgtggcgcggcgcgagggaggcggagatAGAACAAGGCAGGACGAACTTGCGATGGAGGACGTTGCGCGTGCGGAAGGGGGCGGATGCAGAGTGCGCCAGCCAAAGAGAAGAACCGGGAaggtcttctcgctctccgtaGATGGAAGCGTCAGTTTCGCTCCTGGCAACGCGGCGCTTGCATTCGATGTGCAGAGGTGGTGCGTTGCGCGAGGGACAGAAAGTGCAGAAAATCCGCATCGCGCGAATCCAGCGAAATCTCCGCAGGTCGCGCGCCACCAAAGCAGAGAAACCGAGTCGGCAGCGCCCGGGAAAGGAGAAACCCGCACACGTGTAGAAGCGGCTGTCACTGAGTCCCCGCCATGGGGGGTGATTCTCGATGTAGGGACGCTCCGCGTTtgcgcgaagagagcgatTTTCAGAATCGAGTTTCTTTAG